Proteins encoded in a region of the Strix aluco isolate bStrAlu1 chromosome 26, bStrAlu1.hap1, whole genome shotgun sequence genome:
- the TAF12 gene encoding transcription initiation factor TFIID subunit 12 isoform X1 — protein MASPFAGPTAVADVIKDLDTQIALIGLGPHNPKKKQDLDKLYDLKAKAQQIMNQFGPSTLINLSNFSSIKPEPASTPPQSSMANSTTVAKMPGTPSGGGRLSPESNQVLTKKKLQDLVREVDPNEQLDEDVEEMLLQIADDFIESVVTAACQLARHRKSNTLEVKDVQLHLERQWNMWIPGFGSEEIRPYKKACTTEAHKQRMALIRKTTKK, from the exons ATGGCCTCTCCGTTCGCTGGGCCCACAGCGGTTGCTGATGTAATTAAAGATCTAGACACTCAGATAGCT TTGATTGGTTTGGGTCCCCACAACCCCAAGAAGAAGCAGGACCTAGATAAGCTTTATGATCTAAAAGCTAAAGCCCAACAGATTATGAACCAGTTTGGCCCTTCTACCTTGATCAACCTCTCCAACTTCTCCTCGATAAAGCCAGAACCAGCCAGCACTCCCCCGCAGAGCTCCATGGCCAACAGCACCACCGTGGCAAAGATGCCGGGGACGCCCAGCGGAGGAGGACGGCTCAGTCCTGAAAGCAACCAG GTTTTAACCAAGAAGAAATTGCAGGACCTGGTGCGTGAGGTGGATCCGAATGAGCAGCTGGATGAAGATGTGGAGGAA ATGCTGTTACAGATCGCTGATGATTTCATAGAGAGCGTGGTGACGGCTGCCTGCCAGCTTGCACGGCATCGCAAATCAAACACCCTGGAAGTGAAAGACGTCCAGTTGCATCTTG AGCGTCAGTGGAACATGTGGATCCCGGGCTTTGGTTCTGAAGAAATCAGGCCCTACAAAAAAGCCTGCACTACAGAAGCTCACAAACAG AGAATGGCACTGATTCGCAAAACCACCAAGAAATAG
- the TAF12 gene encoding transcription initiation factor TFIID subunit 12 isoform X2 → MNQFGPSTLINLSNFSSIKPEPASTPPQSSMANSTTVAKMPGTPSGGGRLSPESNQVLTKKKLQDLVREVDPNEQLDEDVEEMLLQIADDFIESVVTAACQLARHRKSNTLEVKDVQLHLERQWNMWIPGFGSEEIRPYKKACTTEAHKQRMALIRKTTKK, encoded by the exons ATGAACCAGTTTGGCCCTTCTACCTTGATCAACCTCTCCAACTTCTCCTCGATAAAGCCAGAACCAGCCAGCACTCCCCCGCAGAGCTCCATGGCCAACAGCACCACCGTGGCAAAGATGCCGGGGACGCCCAGCGGAGGAGGACGGCTCAGTCCTGAAAGCAACCAG GTTTTAACCAAGAAGAAATTGCAGGACCTGGTGCGTGAGGTGGATCCGAATGAGCAGCTGGATGAAGATGTGGAGGAA ATGCTGTTACAGATCGCTGATGATTTCATAGAGAGCGTGGTGACGGCTGCCTGCCAGCTTGCACGGCATCGCAAATCAAACACCCTGGAAGTGAAAGACGTCCAGTTGCATCTTG AGCGTCAGTGGAACATGTGGATCCCGGGCTTTGGTTCTGAAGAAATCAGGCCCTACAAAAAAGCCTGCACTACAGAAGCTCACAAACAG AGAATGGCACTGATTCGCAAAACCACCAAGAAATAG
- the LOC141934982 gene encoding ras-related protein Rab-39B-like → MEPRWQYQFRVIMLGDSTVGKSSLLRCYTKGVFLDAVNQTVGVDFYVQFVELEPGLRVKLQFWDTAGQERFRSVTRSYYRNSAGGMLLFDLTNRASFESVRQWHREVTDTVQPFSIIFLLVGHKSDLAGQRRVGRKEAEKLAASLGVQYIETSAKDASNVVQAFQMLTLAIYQALQTGRLAPTEAWDGVKSSVPLPVPLKARVSEKEEKRQRCSC, encoded by the exons ATGGAGCCGCGGTGGCAGTACCAGTTCCGGGTGATCATGCTGGGGGACTCGACGGTGGGCAAGTCCTCGCTGCTGCGGTGCTACACCAAGGGCGTCTTCCTGGACGCCGTCAACCAGACGGTGGGGGTGGATTTCTACGTTCAGTTCGTGGAgctggagccggggctgcgggTGAAGCTGCAGTTCTGGGACACGGCCGGGCAGGAGCGGTTCAG GTCCGTGACTCGCTCCTACTACCGCAACTCAGCCGGGGGGATGCTGCTCTTCGACCTCACCAACCGCGCGTCCTTTGAGAGCGTCCGGCAGTGGCACCGGGAGGTGACAGACACGGTCCAGCCCTTCAGCATCATCTTCTTGCTGGTGGGGCACAAGAGCGACCTGGCAGGGCAGCGGCGGGTGGgcaggaaggaggcagagaagCTGGCAGCCTCGCTGGGGGTGCAGTACATCGAGACCTCGGCCAAGGACGCCAGCAACGTGGTCCAGGCGTTCCAGATGCTGACGTTGGCCATCTACCAGGCGCTGCAAACGGGGCGGCTGGCTCCCACCGAGGCGTGGGACGGGGTGAAGAGCAGCGTCCCGCTGCCGGTGCCGCTCAAGGCTCGGGTGTCGGAGAAGGAAGAGAAGCGGCAGAGATGCTCGTGCTAG
- the LOC141934986 gene encoding ras-related protein Rab-42-like, which yields MGTVTGPPHVPDPGGHYQFRVIVLGDAAVGKSSLLRCFAEGASGGTATPCPTVGVEFYSRTVPLPPAGKAKLQLWDTAGQERFRSITRSFYRSAAGVLLVFDLTNRASFERVPEWYREAAGEGPPAFVLVGHKCDLAAERAVSAEEAGQLAATLGMAFVETSARSNLNVELAFQTLAGGIQRALGRGGLAPHRGGGGIRLIPSQSRRRRAPARGEPRERCQC from the exons ATGGGGACGGTGACAGGTCCCCCCCATGTCCCCGATCCCGGCGGACATTACCAGTTCCGCGTCATCGTGCTGGGGGACGCGGCGGTGGGGAAGTCATCGCTGCTGCGCTGCTTCGCTGAGGGGGCGAGCGGGGGCAcggccaccccctgccccactgtTGGCGTGGAGTTTTACAGCCGCACCGTTCCCCTGCCGCCCGCTGGCAAGGCCAAGCTGCAGCTCTGGGacacggccgggcaggagaggttcaG ATCCATCACCAGATCCTTCTACCGGAGCGCGGCGGGGGTGCTGCTGGTGTTCGACCTCACCAACCGAGCGTCCTTCGAGCGCGTCCCCGAGTGGTACCGCGAAGCCGCCGGGGAGGGGCCCCCCGCGTTCGTCCTGGTGGGCCACAAGTGTGACCTGGCGGCCGAGCGAGCCGTGTCGGCGGAGGAAGCCGGGCAGCTGGCCGCCACCCTGGGCATGGCCTTCGTGGAGACCTCGGCCCGCAGCAACCTCAACGTGGAGTTGGCTTTCCAGACGTTGGCGGGGGGCATCCAGCGggcgctggggcgggggggacTCGCCCCTCACCGTGGCGGTGGTGGCATCAGGCTCATCCCCAGccagagccgccgccgccgggccccagCACGGGGGGAGCCCCGGGAGCGCTGCCAGTGctga